In Candidatus Pelagibacter sp. HIMB1321, a single genomic region encodes these proteins:
- a CDS encoding gamma-glutamyltransferase, with product MKLKTKFGMVVSGHKKATEAGMKILKRGGNAMDAAIATAATLAVSIPNMNGLGGDSIALYYSSKTKKITTINGSGKSPKKASIKYFKSIGLNEIPQRSSLSITVPGVLNAWEKSLKKYGSKKLAEVLKDAISFAEKGIKIDKYLYDFLRGDVYTKLIKNNNFLSKIYGLPKDIKIGKIIKQEKLAKTLRLISKLGCKTFYKGKLTKIMVQDLRDQGAIISEEDFNNHSTLFQKPLSTDFQNKKVFTAPPNSQGLALMGLCEIFDEIKENIDLSDYIKFKKSIFESRDKYCLDPGITNYFRYKKNLDFKKIKKNYSKFFKNSGDTSTLVVVDNKGNAVSWVQSLFEEFGSGIVSPQTGVVFHNRMYLEKISKKGYNYLKPQTRPFHTLCPSIVLEGNKLDLTISTPGDHGQPQTIFQILNYIYKHNYKIQKAINLPRIRHNEGNKILVEKGFKNYFNFSKNKKIKTIVYSKPHRIFGGVTAIKINSDKTLSKGADKRRNCY from the coding sequence ATGAAATTGAAAACTAAATTTGGAATGGTAGTCAGTGGCCACAAGAAAGCCACTGAGGCTGGAATGAAAATTTTAAAAAGGGGTGGAAATGCTATGGATGCTGCAATAGCAACTGCCGCAACACTCGCTGTTTCAATTCCAAATATGAATGGATTAGGCGGGGATAGCATTGCTCTTTATTATTCATCCAAAACAAAAAAAATTACCACAATAAATGGTTCTGGAAAATCTCCAAAAAAAGCCAGCATAAAATATTTTAAATCAATTGGATTGAATGAAATACCTCAAAGGAGCTCTTTATCCATAACTGTTCCAGGCGTTCTGAATGCTTGGGAGAAATCTCTGAAAAAATATGGATCTAAAAAATTAGCAGAGGTTTTAAAAGATGCGATAAGTTTTGCTGAAAAAGGTATTAAGATAGATAAATATTTATATGATTTTTTAAGAGGTGATGTTTACACAAAATTAATTAAAAATAATAATTTCTTATCAAAAATTTACGGTCTTCCTAAGGATATTAAAATTGGAAAAATTATAAAACAAGAAAAGCTAGCTAAAACTTTAAGATTAATTTCAAAATTAGGATGTAAAACTTTTTATAAAGGTAAACTAACCAAGATCATGGTTCAAGATTTAAGAGATCAAGGTGCAATCATTAGCGAAGAAGATTTTAATAATCACTCAACCTTATTTCAAAAACCTTTGAGTACAGATTTTCAAAATAAAAAAGTTTTTACAGCTCCACCTAATTCTCAAGGTTTAGCATTGATGGGATTATGTGAAATATTTGATGAGATTAAAGAAAATATTGATTTAAGTGATTATATAAAATTTAAAAAAAGTATTTTTGAATCAAGAGATAAATATTGTTTAGACCCAGGTATTACTAATTACTTCAGATATAAAAAAAATTTAGATTTCAAAAAAATAAAAAAAAATTATTCAAAATTTTTCAAAAATTCAGGCGATACAAGCACTTTAGTTGTAGTAGACAACAAAGGAAATGCAGTAAGTTGGGTTCAAAGTTTGTTTGAAGAATTTGGAAGTGGGATTGTTTCACCACAAACTGGAGTGGTTTTTCATAATAGAATGTATTTAGAAAAGATATCAAAAAAAGGATATAATTATTTAAAACCTCAAACTAGACCATTTCATACTCTTTGCCCTTCAATTGTGCTTGAAGGTAATAAATTGGATTTAACAATTTCAACACCTGGCGATCACGGACAACCTCAAACAATTTTTCAAATATTAAATTACATTTATAAGCACAATTACAAGATTCAGAAAGCGATCAACCTACCAAGAATAAGACATAACGAAGGAAATAAAATTTTAGTTGAGAAAGGTTTTAAAAATTATTTTAACTTTTCAAAGAATAAAAAGATAAAAACAATAGTTTATTCAAAACCACATAGAATATTTGGTGGTGTAACTGCTATAAAAATAAATTCAGACAAAACTCTTTCAAAAGGTGCAGATAAAAGAAGGAACTGCTATTAA
- a CDS encoding thiamine pyrophosphate-binding protein, with translation MKNSTKSNYLNGAEALVKLLDKYDVKHIFGLCGDTSLPFYDALHRLNHSIKHILTRDERSASYMADGYARVTGKVGICEGPSGGGATYIVPGVVEANESSISVISFTSDVPTTSYGHFPLTELDQKALFKPLTKWNCVLSKPKNFAKDIRRAFKESTTGKPGSCHLALPFDTQTAEVSEKEIWIDKNHTRFPAEPKKPNLKKLKKIINEISKSKNPIIISGGAIKNAFAEKELQNLVEKLNIVFATSVTGKGTLSDNHPNSLGVVGSNGGSIFTREVLNNSDLVIFLGCRAGSVTTEKWQYPDKKKKIIHIDIDPSVIDANYRSYISMVAEIKSTLIEINKLIGHHNFKGDLIVKDVKKKKFKKFIELSEDNKSPIKPEKIIRELNNQLPDDTYVVVDPGTPCPYFSAYYNFKKSGRYFITNRAHGALGYALPASIGVQIGKPKNRVISVMGDGSFGFAVGELETAVRLKLPIIFVVISNSVYGWIKAGQKTRFEKRYFSVDFDRTDHCKVADAYGLKTFKVEKSQELKSKISEAINYKSGPCLIDIITQPLQDANAPVSEWIA, from the coding sequence ATGAAAAATTCTACTAAGTCTAATTACTTAAATGGTGCAGAAGCTTTAGTTAAACTTTTAGATAAATATGACGTAAAACATATATTTGGTTTGTGCGGAGATACTTCATTACCTTTCTATGACGCTTTACATAGACTTAATCATTCTATCAAGCATATCCTTACAAGAGATGAAAGAAGTGCAAGTTATATGGCAGATGGTTATGCAAGAGTCACTGGAAAAGTAGGTATTTGTGAAGGCCCAAGTGGTGGTGGAGCCACTTATATTGTTCCAGGAGTTGTAGAAGCTAATGAGTCCTCTATATCAGTTATTTCGTTTACTTCAGATGTGCCCACAACTTCTTATGGACATTTCCCACTAACAGAATTAGATCAAAAGGCTCTATTTAAACCATTAACAAAATGGAATTGTGTTTTAAGTAAACCAAAAAATTTTGCTAAAGATATAAGAAGAGCTTTTAAAGAAAGTACTACTGGAAAACCAGGCTCTTGTCATTTAGCATTACCTTTTGATACTCAAACGGCTGAGGTTTCTGAAAAAGAAATTTGGATTGATAAAAATCATACTCGATTTCCAGCTGAACCAAAAAAACCTAATTTAAAAAAATTAAAAAAAATAATAAATGAAATTTCAAAATCAAAAAATCCAATTATAATTTCTGGAGGTGCAATTAAGAATGCGTTTGCAGAAAAAGAACTTCAAAATTTAGTAGAAAAACTAAATATTGTTTTTGCAACATCTGTAACTGGAAAAGGAACACTGTCAGATAATCATCCAAATTCTTTAGGAGTAGTTGGTAGTAATGGTGGTTCAATTTTTACAAGAGAAGTTTTAAATAACTCTGATTTGGTGATATTTTTAGGATGTAGAGCAGGTTCTGTCACAACTGAAAAATGGCAATATCCCGATAAAAAAAAGAAAATTATTCATATTGATATTGATCCTTCAGTAATTGACGCAAATTATAGATCTTACATTTCTATGGTTGCAGAGATTAAATCCACTTTAATTGAAATAAATAAATTAATTGGCCACCATAATTTTAAAGGAGATTTAATAGTCAAAGATGTTAAGAAAAAGAAATTTAAAAAATTTATTGAATTATCTGAAGATAATAAATCCCCTATAAAGCCGGAAAAAATAATTAGAGAACTTAATAACCAGCTGCCAGATGATACATATGTTGTTGTGGATCCAGGTACTCCATGTCCTTATTTTTCTGCATATTATAATTTTAAGAAATCAGGTAGATATTTTATTACTAACAGAGCGCATGGTGCTCTTGGTTATGCTTTACCTGCATCAATTGGTGTTCAAATTGGTAAACCAAAAAATAGAGTAATTTCAGTTATGGGAGATGGTAGTTTTGGATTTGCTGTTGGAGAACTTGAGACTGCAGTAAGGCTAAAATTGCCGATTATTTTTGTTGTTATTTCTAACAGTGTTTATGGGTGGATTAAAGCTGGACAAAAGACAAGATTTGAAAAAAGATATTTCTCTGTTGATTTTGATAGAACAGATCATTGTAAAGTAGCTGACGCATATGGTTTAAAAACTTTTAAAGTTGAAAAATCTCAAGAGCTAAAATCAAAAATATCTGAGGCAATTAATTACAAATCAGGTCCTTGTTTGATTGATATAATCACTCAACCTTTGCAGGATGCAAATGCACCTGTTAGTGAATGGATAGCATAA
- a CDS encoding sulfite exporter TauE/SafE family protein: MFDILNYFSSLEFFFIIFILIIFGAITQSAIGIGFGIPACFLVLLEPSMVPSCIVLMGSFLAFSNAMLSFKDIIKVDLIYAYSGRVAGSLLAMPLIFFTLGTNKYLIVFGILLLIATYMSAKNWNIVATKKNITIAGTASGLMGTLTGIGGPPMAIVYQNSSARKVVATLNMFFGIGALFSVILFIYFDLINLPEVMKSIYLAPALVIGTYVGRRRVIRDFVNRNLKSLIIAVCFISAIIIIFDAIVAA, translated from the coding sequence GTGTTTGATATTCTTAATTATTTTTCTTCATTAGAGTTTTTTTTCATAATTTTTATACTAATAATATTTGGAGCAATTACTCAAAGTGCAATTGGTATAGGATTTGGAATTCCAGCATGTTTTTTAGTTTTGCTCGAACCATCAATGGTTCCAAGTTGTATTGTTTTAATGGGATCCTTTTTAGCTTTTAGTAACGCAATGTTAAGTTTTAAAGATATCATTAAAGTTGATTTAATTTATGCTTATAGCGGAAGAGTGGCTGGCTCTTTACTAGCGATGCCTTTAATATTTTTCACACTTGGAACAAATAAATATTTAATAGTATTTGGAATTTTGCTTTTAATAGCAACATACATGAGTGCAAAAAATTGGAACATTGTTGCTACCAAAAAAAATATCACAATAGCAGGAACAGCATCAGGTTTAATGGGAACATTAACAGGTATTGGTGGGCCACCCATGGCAATTGTTTATCAAAACAGTTCTGCAAGAAAAGTAGTGGCGACTTTAAATATGTTTTTTGGTATTGGTGCTTTATTTTCAGTAATTCTATTTATTTACTTTGATTTGATAAATTTACCTGAAGTGATGAAGTCAATTTATCTAGCTCCTGCTCTGGTCATTGGTACTTATGTGGGTAGAAGAAGAGTTATAAGAGATTTTGTTAACCGTAATCTAAAATCACTTATAATTGCAGTTTGTTTTATAAGTGCGATTATAATAATTTTTGATGCTATTGTGGCTGCTTAA
- a CDS encoding aspartate/glutamate racemase family protein codes for MKFGNNQKNIAVGGKTVFGGTVGVCMLDTQFPRIHGDIANARTWSVPVHYRVVPGSTPKAAVYDQGKDILEGFIDAAKQLVKMGADGITTNCGFLSLFQEQMAEAVNVPVATSSLMQTQMVQSLLPKSKKVGILTIHKPSLTEKHLKAANVPLDIPIIGTENGKEFTRVILNDEKEMDIDLARQDHLDAVEELMKEHSNIGAIVMECTNMSPFAADVRKKFQVPVFNIYTFIEWFQSGLLPTRFNPDHDDPRK; via the coding sequence ATGAAATTTGGAAATAATCAAAAAAATATTGCAGTGGGTGGAAAAACTGTATTTGGAGGAACTGTTGGTGTTTGTATGTTAGATACTCAGTTTCCAAGAATCCATGGAGATATAGCTAACGCAAGAACTTGGAGTGTCCCAGTTCATTATAGAGTTGTTCCAGGATCAACTCCTAAAGCAGCTGTATATGATCAAGGGAAAGATATTTTAGAGGGATTTATTGATGCTGCCAAACAACTAGTAAAAATGGGAGCTGATGGAATTACTACAAACTGTGGGTTTTTATCTTTATTTCAAGAACAAATGGCAGAAGCAGTTAATGTGCCAGTTGCAACCTCATCACTCATGCAAACTCAAATGGTACAGAGTCTTTTACCAAAAAGTAAAAAAGTTGGTATTTTAACAATCCATAAACCTTCTCTTACTGAAAAACATCTTAAAGCTGCAAATGTTCCACTAGATATTCCAATCATAGGTACCGAAAATGGTAAAGAATTTACAAGAGTAATTTTAAATGATGAAAAAGAAATGGATATCGATCTTGCAAGACAGGATCATTTAGATGCAGTTGAAGAATTAATGAAGGAACATTCAAACATTGGAGCAATTGTAATGGAGTGTACAAATATGAGCCCGTTTGCTGCAGATGTAAGAAAAAAATTTCAAGTACCAGTATTTAATATCTATACTTTTATTGAATGGTTTCAGTCCGGATTACTTCCAACAAGATTTAATCCTGATCATGATGATCCTAGAAAATAA